Proteins from a genomic interval of Zingiber officinale cultivar Zhangliang chromosome 2A, Zo_v1.1, whole genome shotgun sequence:
- the LOC122043875 gene encoding cytochrome P450 736A117-like: MEFESVSLFLLIPLLLLLFVILQVKRKSSSSHGDLPPSPPGLPLVGNLHQIGPFIHKSLAALSNRHGPLILLRLGCVPTLVVSSPDAARDVLRTHDHICASRPATTATRILLDGCNDVAFAPYGDEWKQRRRICTLHLLSSKMVQSYALVREQEVAAMVAAICSRGSEAEIDMSAVLFAFSNDILCRVVTGKKFEERKWLFSELISENSMLLAKIYIGDYLPWLGWVDWLLGNVARVKKSLKRWDDLLNQVIQEHAEQVSSDDEKDFVDVLISLQKDPVMESILTPEIIKALLQDMFAAGTETSYITLEWAMAELVRNPIKMQKLQDQVRSVAGGGGKMVKEEELCQMPYLKAVIKETFRMHPPVPLLLPRELLEDCPVQGYNILKKTRLFVNAWAMGRDPKYWEAPLEFQPERFIDGEVEFTGNDPRFIPFGAGRRICPGLNFAIASLELALANLVHRFDWGLPAGLSREEFGMEEVAGLLVRREGRLHVVAKTWDG, from the exons ATGGAGTTTGAGAGCGTTTCCCTATTCTTACTCATTCCTTTGCTTCTGCTTCTGTTTGTTATTCTACAAGTCAAAAGAAAGTCTAGCTCTTCACATGGCGACCTGCCTCCTTCGCCGCCAGGGCTTCCCCTCGTCGGCAACCTTCACCAGATCGGACCTTTCATCCACAAGTCCCTCGCCGCCCTCTCCAACCGCCACGGCCCGCTCATCCTCCTCCGCCTCGGCTGCGTCCCGACCCTCGTCGTCTCCTCTCCCGACGCTGCCCGAGACGTGCTCCGCACCCACGATCACATCTGCGCCAGCCGCCCCGCCACCACCGCCACCCGCATCCTCCTCGATGGCTGCAATGACGTGGCCTTCGCCCCCTACGGCGACGAATGGAAGCAACGCCGCCGGATCTGCACCCTTCACCTGCTGAGCTCCAAGATGGTGCAATCCTACGCTCTGGTTCGCGAGCAGGAGGTGGCCGCCATGGTCGCCGCCATCTGCTCCCGGGGATCAGAAGCGGAGATCGACATGTCTGCCGTCCTGTTTGCTTTCTCCAACGACATTCTGTGTCGGGTCGTCACGGGGAAGAAGTTCGAAGAGAGGAAATGGTTGTTCTCGGAGCTCATCTCCGAGAACTCGATGCTGCTGGCCAAGATTTATATCGGGGACTACCTCCCGTGGCTCGGTTGGGTGGATTGGTTGCTCGGCAACGTGGCGAGAGTAAAGAAGAGCCTGAAGAGGTGGGACGATCTGCTCAATCAGGTTATCCAGGAGCATGCAGAGCAAGTGTCGTCGGATGATGAGAAAGATTTCGTGGATGTTTTGATCTCCCTTCAGAAGGATCCCGTGATGGAATCCATCCTCACTCCAGAAATCATCAAGGCGCTTCTTCAG GACATGTTCGCCGCCGGAACAGAGACGTCGTACATAACTCTGGAATGGGCCATGGCGGAGCTGGTTCGCAACCCGATCAAGATGCAAAAACTGCAGGACCAAGTGAGAAGCGTAGCCGGCGGCGGAGGCAAAATGGTGAAAGAGGAAGAGCTTTGCCAGATGCCCTACTTGAAGGCCGTCATCAAGGAGACCTTCCGGATGCATCCCCCCGTTCCATTACTTCTACCGCGAGAACTTCTGGAGGATTGCCCGGTTCAAGGCTACAACATCCTGAAGAAGACGAGACTGTTCGTTAATGCATGGGCGATGGGCAGAGATCCTAAGTACTGGGAAGCGCCCCTTGAGTTCCAGCCGGAAAGGTTCATAGACGGCGAAGTTGAGTTCACTGGGAATGACCCCCGGTTCATTCCGTTTGGAGCGGGCAGAAGGATTTGCCCTGGATTGAACTTTGCCATAGCATCTCTGGAGCTTGCTCTGGCGAACTTGGTGCATCGGTTCGATTGGGGGTTGCCTGCCGGATTGAGCAGGGAGGAGTTTGGCATGGAAGAGGTGGCGGGCTTATTGGTCCGGCGAGAAGGGCGACTTCATGTTGTTGCCAAAACGTGGGATGGGTAG